In Vicinamibacterales bacterium, the DNA window GATGGTCGCGCCGGAACTGGCCCGCGTCGCCGCGTCGAACGCCGGGCGCTATCTCGTCGTCAAGGTGAACACCGACGCGATCCCGGAGCTCGGCGAGCGCTTCGGCATCCGCTCGATTCCGACGATGGCGGTGTTCGACGGGGGGCGGGAACAGGGACGGACCGCCGGGGCGCGTCCGGCGGCCGACATCGAGGCGTTTATACAATCCACGCTCGGTCGTCGATAATCTCTCCTGATGGCTGACCCCGTGGCCGTGCAGGCGCGCGCCTCCGTCGCCGCGCGCTTGACGGCGTTCGTCCTCGAACGCTTTCCGTTCGCCGCGTCGGCGGTTGCCTCCGCGCTCGAGTCGCTGGCCCCCGGCGATGTCGCCGATGCCGCCGCGATCGAGCGCGTGCGCGGCTTGCTGCCTCAAGCGCTGCGCCGCGTGCTGCCGGCGCCGCCGCACGGGCTGCCCGAGACGACGCCCGCGGTCGCCGCCGCGGCGCGCTGGTCCGCCGCCGTGGACGAGCTGATCGAAGCGTGCGACGGGTTCCTCCGCCGCGCGGCGCTCGCGTGTTCGCTGACCGCTGAAGAGCGCCGCGAGATGCTCCGCGGCATGGCGCTGACCCGCGCCACCGACAACCGCCTGAAAGCGTTCTTTGCCGGCGGCGACGTCCGCTACGGCGGCGCCGCGTTCCAGGGGAAGGGCTTCCGGTCGCTGGGACAGGAGGCGATCTACGCCGCCGGCCTGCGGCTGCGCCGCGGTGACGCGTACCGGTCCGATCGCGGCTGGCAGGGAGACGTGGTCGCGCCGCTGATTCGCGATCTCGGCGTCGCGCTGGCGATGAAGCCCGACGCATCCACCGTGCGCATGGTGCTGGCCGCGCAGATGGCCAAAGCGGGGCCGCCGATGAACGGCAAGGATCTGCACATCGGCGATTTCGAGTCCGGCATCCTGCCGGCGTCCGCGCCGCTGGCGATCGGCACGCTGACCGTCGCGGGAATGGCGATGGCGTTCGCGCAGCAGGGCGACGGACGCGTCGCGCTCTCCTTCATCGGCGAGGGAGGCTCGTCGCTCGGCGAGTGGCACGAGGCCATCAACCTCTGCGCGGCGCGGCGTCTCCCTGCCGTGTTCTGCGTGCAGAACAACCAGACCGCATTGTCGACGCCGGTGGCGGATCAGTCGGCGGTGCGCGTGTTCGCCGACAAGGCGCAGGGCTACGGGATCCCGGGGGTCACGATCGACGGAACCGATCCCGACGAGATTGCCGCGGCGTTCGCCTGGGCCGTGGAGCGGGCGCGCGAAGGCCGGGGACCGTCGCTGATCGAGCTGGTGTGCATGCGGATGTGCGGCCATGCGCATCATGACGACATGCTGTATCTCGGCAAGGATCCGCAGCCGTCGTGGCAGTATCCGGCGCTTGGCGAGCAGGGCTACGCGAACCCGCGGCTGTACGCCTACTGGAGCGCGCGCGATCCGATCGCCACGTACGCGGCGCGCCTCGAGTCCGAAGGGGTGATCGCGTCCGGCGACGTCGATCGCCTGCGCGCCGACGCGGAGGCGCTCGTCGAGGAACAGGCGCGGGCGGTGATCGAGGCGCCGTGGCCCGAGGCGGCGATCGCCGGCGAGGGCGTGCTGGCGGGTGAACCGCGGCGAACGCGGGTCGAAGTGCTCGATCCCGCCGTCCGCAATGCCGTGGCCGTCGCCCCGGCGCTGCCGCCGGTGGAAGAAAACGCGCCGCGCGATCCCAGGGGGCGCACGTTCCTCGAGGCGGTGATGCTCGGTGTCGGCGACGCGCTGCGCGCCGATCCGCGCGTCTTCGTGTACGGCGAGGACGTCGGCGGCAGTTACGGCAACGCCTTCCTGCTGCTGCGGCCGCTGCTCGAGGAGTTCGGATCGCGCATCCTGAATTCCCCGCTCGCCGAAGGGGCGGTGCTGGGCGTGTGCGTCGGCGCCGCGCTCGCCGGCCAGCGGCCGATCGGCGAGATGCAGTTCAACGACTTCGTCGCCACCGGCTTCAATCAACTGGTGAACAACGCGGCGAAGATCCGCTATCGCTGGGGCGGATCGGTGCCGATGGTCGTTCGCATGCCGTGGGGCGGCCTGCGTCATGCCGGTCCGTATCACAGCCAGAACACCGAGCCATGGTTCTACCGCGTTCCCGGCCTGAAGATCGTCGTGCCGTCCACGCCGGCGGACGCCCGCGCCCTGATGGCCGCGGCAGTCGCCGATCCTGACCCCGTCCTCTATTACGAGCACATCGCCCTCTATCGCGATCCGCGCGTCAAACAACGGCTCGCGGCCGAGCCGCCCGCCCCGATCGCGATCGGCCGCGCCGCGCTGCGCCGCGCCGGCGACGATCTCGCGATCGTGTCCTACGGCGCCTACGTGCACACGGCGCTCGCCATCGCCGAGCGGCTGGCGGACGACGGCATCGCGGCGTCGGTGCTCGATTTGCGGACGCTGTCGCCGCTCGATCGCGAGACGCTGCTCGCCGTCGCGCGGCACTGCGGCCGCGTGCTGATCGTTCACGAGGATTCGCGCACCGGCGGCATCGGCGAGAGCGTCGCGGCGATCGTGCAGGAGGAGGCGTTCGAGTGGCTCGACGCTCCGGTGCGGGTGATCGGCGCGCTCGACACGCCGGTGCCGTACTCGCCGCCGCTCGAGGAGGCGTTCCTGCCCGGCGAGGCGGCGATCGAGCGCGCCGCCCGTCTTCTCGCGGCCTACTGACGCGTGGCCGCGATGACCGGCGCGCGGGTGTTCCGTGCCTGAGCTGCCCGACATCGAGCTGTACCTGGCCGCGCTGCGGCCGCGCGTCACCGACCGCATCATCGAACGGGTGCGCGTGGCGAGCCCGTTCTTCGTCCGCACCTACGATCCCCCAGTCACCGCGATCGAGGGGCATGCGATTCGATCGCTTTCGCGCCTCGGCAAGCGGCTGGTCTTGGCACTCGACGCGGACCTGTTCGTCGTCGTCCACCTCATGATCGCGGGGCGGCTGCGCTGGCGCGAGCGCGGCGCCGCCGTCCCGGCGAAGGTTGGCCTGGCGGCGTTCGACTTCGCCGACGCAACGCTGCTCTTCACCGAAGCGGGATCGCGCAAGCAGGCGTCGCTGCACGTCGTCCGCGGCCGAGCCGCCGTCGACGCGATGGATCCGGGCGGCGTGGACGTGGACACGCTGTCGCGCGAGGAGTTTGCCGCCGCGCTGCGCAGCGGCAATCACACGCTGAAGCGCATGCTGACCGATCCGCACGTGTTCAGCGGCATCGGCAACGCCTATTCCGACGAGATCCTGCACGCGGCGCAGCTGTCGCCGGTGAAGCTCACGCGGGCGCTGAGCGACGACGAGGTGGCGCGGCTGCATGCCGCGACGCTCGACGTCCTGCGCCGGTGGACGGCGCGGCTGCGCGAGGAGACCGGCGACGCGTTTCCCGACAAGGTGACCGCGTTCCGTCCCGGGATGGCGGTCCACGGCCGGTTCGGCCAGCCGTGTCCGCGCTGCGGCGCGCCGGTGCAGCGGATCGTCTACGCGCGCAACGAAGCGAACTACTGCGCGCCGTGCCAGACCGAAGGGCGCCTGCTCGCCGATCGCGCGCTGTCCCGGCTGCTGCGGGAGGACTGGCCGAGGACGCTGGAAGAAGCCGAGCGCCGCCGCCGCTGACTCGGTGACTCGGGTGCCAGGTCTGCAGACGGGCAGATCGGGGGTCAGGTCTGCAAAGTGTCACTCCTGGGGCCAGGTCTGCCGACGGTAGATCCGGAGGGTCAGGTCTGCAAACCGTCACATGTGAGGGTCAGGTCCGCGTTTTGAAAGCTGGATTGCGGAATCTGCCACCCGCCCGCTGCCGTGTGAGGCGTCCGTCTGCAGACCTGACCCCCGGGTGGCGTCCGTCTGCAGACCTGACCCCCGGGCGCGTCCGTCTGCAGACCTGACCTGCGAACGCATCCGTCTCGCAGACCTGACCCCCGGGTGCGCCCGTTTGCAGACCTGGCACCCCACGCGCGCGAACCGCAGACCTGGCACCGGCTGTGTCCGGATTGCACCGTTTTGCGTGTCGTAATTGACACAGCAGCGCGTTCCTGCGACAATGCGCAGCAGCTCCCCGCAACCTCCGATAACCCCTTTGGTCCCGCCGGCGCCTCCGCGCCGGCCTGTGACTGAGAGGGCGAAGCTATGTCCACACACACCCCCCCGGCGCTGGCCGGAAGCTCCCTCGAGGTCACTCGTGCGCGGCACGCCGCCCAAGCGGCCATGGCCGAGCGAACGCCGCTGTTACTGATTGCCGAAGAAGGCTTCGACCCGACGGCGATCGCGCAGTGGATTCACGAGGCGTCGCGTCCAGGGCAGCCGTTCGTCCTGGTGAGTCCCGCCCGCGAGGAACCGGCGGATATCGAGGCCTCGCTGTTCGGCGCCAGCTCGCGCAGCCCGGCGCAGCCCGTCGAAGTGCTGGGTGCCGGCTCGGCGTTCATCCGCGCCGGCCACGGCACCGTGTTCATCGACGGGATCGGCGAGCTGCCGGCGGTCGTGCAGCGCCGGCTCGCGCGGCTGCTGCGCGACGGCGAAGCGAAGGCATCCGGACGCGTACCCGCGCCGGTACAGGCGCGCGTGATCGCCTCCGCGCAGCCCACCATCCACGGCGACGTCAACGAGGGACGCGTGCGCGCGGATCTCTACCGGCGGCTCGCCTCCCAGGAGATCGTCGTGCCGCCGCTCCGCACCCGCCCCGGCGATTTTGCCACCCTCGTGCCGGCCGTCGCCGCGGTCGTCAGCCGCCGGCTGGATCGTCCCGTGCCGACGTTCACGCAGTCCGCGCTCACCGTGCTCGCCGCGCTGCCGTGGCGGCGCAACCTCGAGGAGCTCGACGGCCTCCTCGAGCGCATCCTGCGCGCCGCGCCCGACGACGGGATCAAGCAGGAGGACGTGCTGGCGCAGTTGTCCTTCGACGGCGCCTTCTCGCGCCGCGCGCCCTCGGCGAGTCTGCGGGAAGCGCGCCTGCGGTTCGAGCGCGAATACATCGCCGCCGTCCTCGAACAGCATCACTGGCGGATGAGCGACGCCGCCCGGGCGCTGGGCATCGAGCGCGCGAACCTGTATCGAAAGACCCGGCAGCTCGGGATCTCCCGCGCGATGCCGGCGCAGCCCGCCGCCTCACGCTAGGAGCGACATGTTTCGACGCCTGCTGCTGGCCGTCCTCTTCACCGCCGCCGCGGCGCCGCCCGCAGCCGCGCAGATCACGCCGCCGCCCGACCCGGACACGCCGCTCATCCAGGCGGGCCCGTTCGGCATCAGCCCGACACTGATGCTGCGGGAGCTGGGACGCGATGAGAACGTCTTCAACGAGCGCGACGATCCGAAAGGGGACTTCACCTTCACGCTGCTGCCGCGCGCCGAGGTGCTGTTCAAGCCGCGCGCGCTCCGCGTCTCGTACGTCGCGTCGACCGAATACGTCTACTACCGCACCTACGAGAGCGAGCGCTCCACGAACGTGTCGTCTGCCGTCCGCGCGGATCTCGCGCTCCGGTGGCTCCACCCGTACGTGATGGCCAGCGGCACCAACACCCGCCAGCGGCTCAATCAGGAAGTCGACATTCGCGCCCGGCGCCGCGAACGCGTCTACGGCGGCGGCGTCGGCGTCCGGGTCGGCACCCGGCTGACGCTCGGCGCCGCGGGCCGGACGACGCGCCTGCGCTTCGACGAAGGCACGTTCCGCGGTGAAGATCTGGCGGCCAGCTTCGACAGCGATCTCGACGCCGTCGACGCGTCGGCGGGGCTGCAGCTCACGCCCTTCACGTCGTTCGTGCTGACGGTCTCCCACGAGCAGCAGCGCTTCCGGGCCGCCGGCGAGCGCGATTCGGATTCGCTCCGCATCACGCCGTCGTTCACGTTCAGTCCCGAAGCGGTCCTGAACGGCTCGATCGCGCTCGGCTACCGCAGGTTCTCGCCGCGCAACCGCGCCCTCGCCGACTATGCCGGGCTCGTCGCCACCGCCACGGTCGGCACCACGCTGTGGAGCCGGCATCGGCTGGAGATGATCTTCGCGCGCGACCTGCGATATTCGTACGAGCGGGCGACGCCGTATTACCTCGCCACCGGCGGCAACGTGACCGTGACCAGCCAGCTCGCCGGTCCGTTCGATCTGCGGCTGATCGGCGGATGGCAGTCGCTGGACTACCGCGGCGTGCAGGGGCCATCGGCGGTCGCGCAGCCGGGCAACGACACGTTCAGCACCTACGGCGGCGGGCTCGGCTACCGTCTGCGCGATCAACTCCGCCTCGGGATCAACGCGGAATGGTCCGGGCGCGACTCCGAGCTTTCTCTCGACCGCGAGTATCGGAACCGGCGCATCTTTGCGTCCGTGACGTGGGGTAAACAGATATGAAGACGCTTCTCGCCGCGCTGCTCGTCGCGCTGCCGTACGTTCAACAGCCGGCGGCGCCGCCCGCCACCGCGCCGCCGCCCTCATCGCCGCCCGAGTACATCGTCGGACCGCAGGATCTGCTGGCGGTGTCCGTGCAGGGGGTCGCCGAGCTGACGCGCGACGTGATCGTCGATCAGGACGGCACCTTCGACTTCCCGTACATCGGGCGGATCAGCGCGGCGGGCAAGGGCGTGCGCGCGATCGAAGCGGAGATCAAGAGCCGGCTGTCACCGCGTTACCTGGTGAACCCGGTCGTCAACGTCGACGTGAAGGCGTTTCGATCGCAGGTCGTCTACGTGCTCGGCGCGGTGGTCAGGCCCGGTTCCATCAGGATCGCCGGCAACGCGACGCTGATGAGCGTGCTCGCCGAGGTGGGCTTCAGCACCAAGTCGGGCTCGGTGATCACCATCACGCGCCGGCCCAGGGGATCGCGCGCGAGCGGCCCGGCGGCGAACGCACCGAACGCCGAGACGATCAAAGTGAACCGGAAGGAGCTCGAGCTCGGCAGCGCCCAGACCATCGTCCTGCAGGACGGCGACACGATCAGCGTGCCGGAAGCGGAGAAGTTCACGGTCACCGGCTACGTGCGATCCCCCGGGGTGTTCGAGCTGGACGGCGACATCAGCGTGCTCCAGGCGCTCGCGATCGCGGGGGGCGCGACCGAGCAGGGAGCGACGAACCGGATCGAGATCCAGCGCGCCGGCGAGGCCAAGCCGCTCAAGAACGTGAAGATGAGCGAGATGGTGAAGCCCGGCGACATCATCACCGTTCCGCGCAAGCGAATCTGATGCGGGTGCTTCACGTCGCCGCCGGCAACCTGTATGGCGGCGTCGAACGGATGCTCGTCGAGATCGCCCGCGCCGCGCCGGGGGCGCGCCACGAGTTCGCGGTGTCGTTCGAGGGACGGCTGTCGCGCGAGCTGGATGCCGCCGGGGCGCGCCGACATGCGATCGGCGAGGTGCGGTTCAGACGTCCGCTGTCGGTCTGGCTGGCGCGGCGCCGCCTGGGGGCGCTGCTGCGCGGCACGAAATACGACGCCGTCGTGTGTCATTCGCCGTGGCCGTATGCGATCGCGTCGCCGGTCCTCGACACGCCGCCGGTCCTGTGGGCGCACGACGCACAGCGCGGCGATCACTGGACCGAGCGCCGCGTCGCCGAACGCGCGCCGTCGCTGGTGATCTGCAACAGCCGCTACACCGCCGCGGCGCTCGCCGCGTGGCTTCCCGACAGCCCCAGGGAGGTCGTCTACGCGCCAGTGGCTCCCCCCGTCCCCACGTTTCCGCGCTGGGAGATGCGCGCGCGCCTTGGCGCGACCGACGACACCGCAGTGATCGTCATGACCTGCCGCTTCGAGCGCTGGAAGGGGCACGTCGAGCTGTTGCGCGCGCTCACGGCGCTCGAGGGGAACTGGATGCTGTGGATCGCAGGCGGACCGCAGCGGCCCCACGAGCAGGAATACGAAGCGGAGCTGCGCGAGCTGAGCGCCTCCCCCGGGCTGGGGGACCGCGTCCGGTTTCTCGGCGAGCGCACCGACGTCGCGAATCTGCTCGCCGCGGCAGACATTCACTGCCAGCCCAACTCCGCCCCCGAACCGTTCGGCCTCGCGTTCGTCGAGGCGCTCCATGCCGGTCTCCCCGTGGTCACCAGCGATGCCGGCGGTGCGCGCGAGATCGTCACGCCGGCGTGCGGCGTGCTGGTGCCACCGGGCGACGTCGACGCGCTGCGCGCCGCGCTCGCGGAATTGACCGCGAGCCGCGAACGCCGGGCGGCGCTCGGCTCGGCGGGTCCGGCGCGGGCGCGCGAGTTGTGCGATCCGGCGCGGCAGGTCGCCTCGCTCGAGGCCGCGCTGACGGCGGCAAGGCCATGGGCGGCGGCGTGACCGCCGTCGCCGCGGACGTCGAGGCGCGTGCCAGGCAATCGCTTGGCCGCGCCCATCGCGCCATCCATGCGACGGTGGCTGCGCTCCTCCGCGCGCGCGGGGCGCGCGGCGTCCTGGCGGACGTCGGCTGCGGAACGGGCGATCTCGCGCGTGAAATGGGCGGAAGCTTCGAGTCGATTGTCGGGATCGACGCCGTTCGCTACGACGGCCTGCCGCCGGACGTCACGTTCGTGCGAGCCGATCTGGACGCCGAACGGCTCCCGCTCGACGATGCATCGGTCGACGTCGCGGTGGCGGTGGAAGTGATCGAACATCTCGAGAATCCCCGCGCGTTCGTGCGCGAGCTGGCGCGAATCACGAAACCCGGCGGCTGGGTCGCGCTGACCACCCCGAACCAGTTGAGCGCGCTCAGCCTGCTGACCCTGATCGTGAAGGGACGGTTCTCGGCGTTCCAGGAGCGTGACTATCCCGCGCATCGCACCGCGCTGCTGGAGATCGATCTTCGCCGCATCGCCGCCGAGTGCGGGCTCGGCGAGGTGGCCGTCGCTTATTCGCGCCGCGGGCGGCTGCCGCTGACGCGGTTCCACTATCCGGCCGCCATTGCGGCCGCCGCCCCGCGCTGGTTCTCGGACAATCTGGCCATGATCGGACGCCGATGCGCATCGCGTTCCTGACCGTCTCGGCGGAGATGGGCGGCTCGGAGCGCAGTCTCGTCGAGCTGCTGCGGGCGCTGCGCCGTCTCCGGCCGCACTGGTCGTTCGACGTGGTGCTGCCGCGCGAGGGGCCGTTGGCGGTGCAGGCACGAGACGCAGGTGCATCCGCCGTGCTGCTCCCGATGCCGGCAGCGCTGGCGCGCTTCGGCGAGTCGGGCGGCCTCGGCGCGCGCGGCGCGGCGCTGCCGCGGGCGGTTGGCGCCGCGGCCGGCTACGCGCGGGCGCTGCGGCGTCTCCTCGAGACCCTCGGCACCGATGTGATCCACTCGAACGGGTTGAAGCATCACGTGCTCGCGGCCTGGGCGCATACGCGGCGGATGCCGCTCATCTGGCACATCCACGAGTACGTGACGCCGCGCCCGCTGTCGCGGACGCTGCTGCGCCGGTCGGCCGGGCGGGTCGCCGCCGCGGTCGCCAATTCGCGAAGCGTCGCGTGCGATCTGGCGGAAGCGATCGGCGGCGACTTGCGCATCGAGACGATCTACAACGGCATCGATCTGCGCGAGTTCTCCCCGTCGCCGGATCCCGCGGATCGCGCCGACCTGGACGGCCTCGCCGGGTGGCCGGCCGCGCCGCCGGACACGCTGCGCGTCGGCCTCGTGGCGACATTCGGGCGGTGGAAGGGGCACGACGTCTTCCTGCAGGCGCTGGCGCGGCTCGATCGGTCGCTGCCGATCCGCGCCTACATCGTCGGCGGCGCGGTGTACGACACGGCCGGCAGCCAGTATTCGCTCGAGGAGCTGCGCCGGATGACCGCGGATGCCGGCCTCGGCGATCGCGTGGCGTTCACCGGATTCGTGCCGCACACCGCGCCGGTGCTGCGCGCGCTCGACATCGTCGTCCATGCGAGCACACAACCGGAGCCCTTCGGGCTGGCGATTGCCGAGGCGATGGCCTGCGGCTGCGCCGTCATTGTGAGCGACGCCGGCGGCGCGGCGGAGATCGTGGACGTCGGCGCGACGGCCCTCGCGCACCGGCCGGGGGATGCGGAGGAGTTGGCGCGGGCGCTCGCCGCACTCGCGAGTGACACGGCACTGCGGCGGCGGCTCGGTGCCGCGGCGCGCGCCGCGGCGCTGGCCAGGTTCGACGCCGAGACGTTCGCCGCCGGGTTCGCGCGGGTCTACGAATCGGTGGCGCTTGCGCCGGCCGGGGCGGGCGCATGACGTTTCCCGCGCAGACCGTGCCGGTAACCGCTGCGCGCCAGCGTTCCGCGCCGGCGGCGATTCCGTGGGGTTTTCCCGAGTTCTTCATCATCAGTCAGACCGCGCTGCCGGCGCTGCTGTTCCTGCCGGGGACGCAGGCGTTCCGTCTGCCGATCCGGACTGCCGCGTTCGCGATCAGTCTCGCGGCGTTCGTGTGGTGGCTGGCGGACTCGAAAGTGCAGGTGCGCGCGTCGAAGGCGCAGAGCTGGGTCGCGGCGGTGATGGCGCTGCTTGCCATCATGCTGTTCCATCCGCTGACGCCGTCGCTCGGCGGCGGCTTCGCGCAGATCGCGGTGTATTTCTCGGTCATGGCGCCGCTGTTCTGGGCGCCGGTCTTCATCCGCACGCCGGACCATCTGGCGCGCATCCTGTGGATCCTGTTGGTCTGTTCGGGCTGCAACGCGCTCGTGGGGGTGCTGCAGGTCTACGATCCACGGTTCCTGCCGGCCGAGTTCTCCCGCGTCATCACCGGCAACGAAGTGGCCATGGGCTCGGTCACGTTCATCGGCCGCAACGGCGAGCGGCTGCTGCGTCCTCCGGGTCTGTTCGACACCCCGGGCGCGGTGGCGGGGCCGGCGATGTCGGCGGCGCTGCTGGGCCTGGTGTTCGCGGTCAGCGGCATCGCCGCATGGAAGCGGCTGACGGCGTTCACGTTCGCCTTCGCCGGGCTTGCCGCCATTTATCTGAGCCAGGTGCGGATCAGCCTCGTCATGACGGTGCTGATGATGGGCGTCTACACGTTCACCTCCTTTCGGCAGGGCCGCCTGGGACGCGCCTCGCAGTTCGGCATCCTTGCCGGCGCGATCGTGCTCGGCGGATTCGTCACCGCGCTGGCGCTGGGCGGACCGGTGATCCGCGATCGCGTCATGACGCTCCTCGGCGGCGATCCCCTCGCGGTGTACCAGAGCGCGCGCGGCGTGCAGCTGTCGATGACGTTCACCGAGATGCTCTACGAGCATCCGCTCGGCGCAGGCGTGGGGCGCTGGGGGATGGCGGCGGCGTACTTCGGCGAGTTCACGCAGTTGTCGCAGCCGCTCTGGGCGGAGATCCAGTTCACCGGCTGGATGATCGACGGCGGCATCCTGATGATCGCGCTGTATTGCGGCGCATTGGCCGTCACCGCGATGACGC includes these proteins:
- a CDS encoding glycosyltransferase family 4 protein, whose product is MRVLHVAAGNLYGGVERMLVEIARAAPGARHEFAVSFEGRLSRELDAAGARRHAIGEVRFRRPLSVWLARRRLGALLRGTKYDAVVCHSPWPYAIASPVLDTPPVLWAHDAQRGDHWTERRVAERAPSLVICNSRYTAAALAAWLPDSPREVVYAPVAPPVPTFPRWEMRARLGATDDTAVIVMTCRFERWKGHVELLRALTALEGNWMLWIAGGPQRPHEQEYEAELRELSASPGLGDRVRFLGERTDVANLLAAADIHCQPNSAPEPFGLAFVEALHAGLPVVTSDAGGAREIVTPACGVLVPPGDVDALRAALAELTASRERRAALGSAGPARARELCDPARQVASLEAALTAARPWAAA
- a CDS encoding outer membrane beta-barrel protein; the encoded protein is MFRRLLLAVLFTAAAAPPAAAQITPPPDPDTPLIQAGPFGISPTLMLRELGRDENVFNERDDPKGDFTFTLLPRAEVLFKPRALRVSYVASTEYVYYRTYESERSTNVSSAVRADLALRWLHPYVMASGTNTRQRLNQEVDIRARRRERVYGGGVGVRVGTRLTLGAAGRTTRLRFDEGTFRGEDLAASFDSDLDAVDASAGLQLTPFTSFVLTVSHEQQRFRAAGERDSDSLRITPSFTFSPEAVLNGSIALGYRRFSPRNRALADYAGLVATATVGTTLWSRHRLEMIFARDLRYSYERATPYYLATGGNVTVTSQLAGPFDLRLIGGWQSLDYRGVQGPSAVAQPGNDTFSTYGGGLGYRLRDQLRLGINAEWSGRDSELSLDREYRNRRIFASVTWGKQI
- a CDS encoding glycosyltransferase, yielding MRIAFLTVSAEMGGSERSLVELLRALRRLRPHWSFDVVLPREGPLAVQARDAGASAVLLPMPAALARFGESGGLGARGAALPRAVGAAAGYARALRRLLETLGTDVIHSNGLKHHVLAAWAHTRRMPLIWHIHEYVTPRPLSRTLLRRSAGRVAAAVANSRSVACDLAEAIGGDLRIETIYNGIDLREFSPSPDPADRADLDGLAGWPAAPPDTLRVGLVATFGRWKGHDVFLQALARLDRSLPIRAYIVGGAVYDTAGSQYSLEELRRMTADAGLGDRVAFTGFVPHTAPVLRALDIVVHASTQPEPFGLAIAEAMACGCAVIVSDAGGAAEIVDVGATALAHRPGDAEELARALAALASDTALRRRLGAAARAAALARFDAETFAAGFARVYESVALAPAGAGA
- a CDS encoding DNA-formamidopyrimidine glycosylase family protein, whose product is MPELPDIELYLAALRPRVTDRIIERVRVASPFFVRTYDPPVTAIEGHAIRSLSRLGKRLVLALDADLFVVVHLMIAGRLRWRERGAAVPAKVGLAAFDFADATLLFTEAGSRKQASLHVVRGRAAVDAMDPGGVDVDTLSREEFAAALRSGNHTLKRMLTDPHVFSGIGNAYSDEILHAAQLSPVKLTRALSDDEVARLHAATLDVLRRWTARLREETGDAFPDKVTAFRPGMAVHGRFGQPCPRCGAPVQRIVYARNEANYCAPCQTEGRLLADRALSRLLREDWPRTLEEAERRRR
- a CDS encoding thiamine pyrophosphate-dependent enzyme, translated to MADPVAVQARASVAARLTAFVLERFPFAASAVASALESLAPGDVADAAAIERVRGLLPQALRRVLPAPPHGLPETTPAVAAAARWSAAVDELIEACDGFLRRAALACSLTAEERREMLRGMALTRATDNRLKAFFAGGDVRYGGAAFQGKGFRSLGQEAIYAAGLRLRRGDAYRSDRGWQGDVVAPLIRDLGVALAMKPDASTVRMVLAAQMAKAGPPMNGKDLHIGDFESGILPASAPLAIGTLTVAGMAMAFAQQGDGRVALSFIGEGGSSLGEWHEAINLCAARRLPAVFCVQNNQTALSTPVADQSAVRVFADKAQGYGIPGVTIDGTDPDEIAAAFAWAVERAREGRGPSLIELVCMRMCGHAHHDDMLYLGKDPQPSWQYPALGEQGYANPRLYAYWSARDPIATYAARLESEGVIASGDVDRLRADAEALVEEQARAVIEAPWPEAAIAGEGVLAGEPRRTRVEVLDPAVRNAVAVAPALPPVEENAPRDPRGRTFLEAVMLGVGDALRADPRVFVYGEDVGGSYGNAFLLLRPLLEEFGSRILNSPLAEGAVLGVCVGAALAGQRPIGEMQFNDFVATGFNQLVNNAAKIRYRWGGSVPMVVRMPWGGLRHAGPYHSQNTEPWFYRVPGLKIVVPSTPADARALMAAAVADPDPVLYYEHIALYRDPRVKQRLAAEPPAPIAIGRAALRRAGDDLAIVSYGAYVHTALAIAERLADDGIAASVLDLRTLSPLDRETLLAVARHCGRVLIVHEDSRTGGIGESVAAIVQEEAFEWLDAPVRVIGALDTPVPYSPPLEEAFLPGEAAIERAARLLAAY
- a CDS encoding class I SAM-dependent methyltransferase; translated protein: MTAVAADVEARARQSLGRAHRAIHATVAALLRARGARGVLADVGCGTGDLAREMGGSFESIVGIDAVRYDGLPPDVTFVRADLDAERLPLDDASVDVAVAVEVIEHLENPRAFVRELARITKPGGWVALTTPNQLSALSLLTLIVKGRFSAFQERDYPAHRTALLEIDLRRIAAECGLGEVAVAYSRRGRLPLTRFHYPAAIAAAAPRWFSDNLAMIGRRCASRS
- a CDS encoding sigma 54-interacting transcriptional regulator, which codes for MSTHTPPALAGSSLEVTRARHAAQAAMAERTPLLLIAEEGFDPTAIAQWIHEASRPGQPFVLVSPAREEPADIEASLFGASSRSPAQPVEVLGAGSAFIRAGHGTVFIDGIGELPAVVQRRLARLLRDGEAKASGRVPAPVQARVIASAQPTIHGDVNEGRVRADLYRRLASQEIVVPPLRTRPGDFATLVPAVAAVVSRRLDRPVPTFTQSALTVLAALPWRRNLEELDGLLERILRAAPDDGIKQEDVLAQLSFDGAFSRRAPSASLREARLRFEREYIAAVLEQHHWRMSDAARALGIERANLYRKTRQLGISRAMPAQPAASR
- a CDS encoding polysaccharide biosynthesis/export family protein; this translates as MKTLLAALLVALPYVQQPAAPPATAPPPSSPPEYIVGPQDLLAVSVQGVAELTRDVIVDQDGTFDFPYIGRISAAGKGVRAIEAEIKSRLSPRYLVNPVVNVDVKAFRSQVVYVLGAVVRPGSIRIAGNATLMSVLAEVGFSTKSGSVITITRRPRGSRASGPAANAPNAETIKVNRKELELGSAQTIVLQDGDTISVPEAEKFTVTGYVRSPGVFELDGDISVLQALAIAGGATEQGATNRIEIQRAGEAKPLKNVKMSEMVKPGDIITVPRKRI